From the genome of Mixophyes fleayi isolate aMixFle1 chromosome 2, aMixFle1.hap1, whole genome shotgun sequence, one region includes:
- the SIK1 gene encoding serine/threonine-protein kinase SIK1, with amino-acid sequence MVVLRDSCGSGSAPRRPLRVGFYDIEGTLGKGNFAVVKLARHRVTNTQVAIKIIDKTRLDRANLEKVYREVQIMKRLRHPHVIRLYQVMETRDMIYIVTEYAKNGELFDYMTVRGRLSEEEARDKFLQILSAVVYCHSQNIVHRDLKTENLLLDENMDIKLADFGFGNFYMEGRPLNTWCGSPPYAAPEVFQGQEYEGPLLDVWSLGVVLYVLLCGSFPFDGPNLPTLRQRVLEGRFRIPYYMSQDCESLLRRMLAVDPGKRLSIAQIRQHRWFQGVTSRPPLHNPLPTPKPCLQVLAIMQSLGIDRERSLQALQNETYDHYAAIYYLLLERLQASRPVTAQSPAPLDCTKISPILCQPQAALADYDCELSGPLQLLLYLGEPPSVGGSVFSPSSLLSEPHDTILKDRHERLTAPSIPVSSTSSPCNSLENCIHPPLGSTNLRSTAPLSAQSATPVLQCQGITAPNCLLPVTFQEGRRASDTSLTQGTSALRQLRRSVRVRGLLCLSKLRYRGIAARGLRSADKSQGLLLDVLQQQRLLQISLSPPSTPPSGPPVYTPNCCYLNHKLLPEYSNSITQPQLGAPKVVHCSVVCGPNAAQCGS; translated from the exons ATGGTCGTATTGAGAGACAGCTGTGGTTCGGGCAGCGCCCCCCGCAGGCCACTTAGGGTTGGGTTTTATGACATTGAAGGGACTCTTGGAAAAGGAAATTTTGCAGTGGTGAAACTGGCCCGACACAGGGTGACCAACACCCAG GTCGCCATTAAGATTATCGATAAAACACGTCTGGATCGCGCAAATCTGGAGAAGGTTTATAGAGAGGTTCAGATCATGAAACGTCTGCGCCATCCTCACGTTATCCGTCTCTATCAG GTGATGGAGACCAGAGACATGATCTACATCGTCACAGAATATGCCAAAAATGGAGAGTTATTTG ATTACATGACTGTGCGCGGCCGCCTGTCTGAGGAGGAGGCTCGGGATAAGTTCCTGCAGATCCTGTCTGCTGTGGTGTATTGTCACTCACAGAATATCGTCCATCGCGACCTCAAGACAGAAAATCTGCTACTGGACGAAAATATGGACATCAAACTGGCGG ATTTTGGATTTGGTAATTTTTATATGGAAGGACGACCCCTGAATACTTGGTGTGGAAGCCCCCCATATGCTGCTCCAGAAGTTTTCCAAGGGCAGGAGTATGAGGGTCCGCTTCTAGACGTCTGG AGTTTGGGAGTTGTTTTGTACGTCTTGCTATGCGGTTCATTTCCCTTTGATGGACCAAACTTGCCCACCCTGCGACAGAGGGTCCTTGAAGGACGATTCCGAATCCCGTACTACATGTCACAAG ACTGCGAGTCTCTGCTGCGCCGGATGTTGGCTGTGGACCCGGGTAAGCGGTTGAGCATTGCACAGATACGGCAGCACCGATGGTTTCAGGGTGTCACCTCTCGGCCTCCTTTGCACAATCCTCTTCCCACACCCAAACCCTGCCTGCAAGTTCTTGCCATCATGCAGAGTCTGGGCATTGATAGAGAGCGCTCCCTACAG GCTCTACAGAACGAGACATATGACCATTATGCTGCTATTTACTACCTCCTGCTGGAGAGACTGCAGGCGTCTCGTCCTGTCACTGCCCAATCTCCAGCACCCCTGGACTGCACAAAG ATCTCTCCGATCCTCTGTCAGCCGCAGGCTGCGCTGGCTGATTATGACTGCGAGCTCAGCGGTCCGCTACAG TTGCTGTTATATCTGGGGGAGCCGCCATCCGTGGGGGGGTCCGTATTCTCCCCTTCCTCCCTGCTGAGTGAGCCTCATGACACCATTCTGAAAGACCGACATGAGAGACTGACAGCACCAA GTATTCCGGTCTCCTCCACGTCTTCTCCGTGTAACAGTCTGGAAAACTGCATTCACCCACCTCTGGGATCTACTAACCTGCGCTCAACGGCGCCACTCAGTGCTCAGTCTGCTACTCCGGTCCTACAGTGTCAGGGAATCACTGCACCAAACTGTCTGCTCCCCGTCACCTTCCAGGAGGGCCGGAGAGCGTCGGACACCTCCCTTACCCAAG GAACCAGCGCCCTTCGCCAGCTCAGGAGATCAGTCAGAGTCCGGGGGCTCCTGTGTCTCAGTAAGCTCCGATACCGTGGGATCGCTGCCCGTGGGCTGCGCTCAGCAGACAAGTCACAAGGATTATTACTGGATGTGTTACAGCAGCAGCG GTTACTACAGATTTCCCTCTCCCCGCCGAGCACGCCGCCATCCGGCCCCCCGGTATATACACCAAATTGTTGTTACTTGAACCACAAGCTTCTCCCGGAATACTCCAACAGCATCACACAACCTCAGCTGGGGGCCCCAAAGGTCGTGCACTGTAGCGTGGTCTGTGGCCCTAACGCCGCCCAATGCGGCTCCTAA